The Macaca thibetana thibetana isolate TM-01 chromosome 5, ASM2454274v1, whole genome shotgun sequence genomic sequence tctcctgaccttgtgatccgcccgcctcggcctcccaaagtgctgggattacaggcgtgagccaccgcgcccggccaactaaaTTTCCTATGTATAAAATACAACCATTTCCCCAGAATCCTGTCACCTCTCTGGGGACCTGACAGGAGAGGTCCAGGGTCCTCATTCTGAGTAGAAAGTCATAcgtttatgtatttcttttcttttttcttttatttatttatttttttgagatggagtcccattctgtcgcccaggctggagtgcaatggtgcaatctcagctcactgcaacctctgcctcctgggttcaagcaattcccctgcttcagcctcctgagtagctgggattacaggtgtgcaccaccactaatttttttgtatttttagtagagatggtgtttcaccatgttagtcaggctggtctcaaactcctgatctcgtgatccacctgtcttggtctcccaaagtgttgggattacaggtgtgagccaccgtgcctggccttatgtATTTCTTAGTCCTGGATAATgtaccttctctttccttctcagaTCTCTTTCCTCTCAAAGATACTCTTCTCTTCATCCTTTCCACTCCAGAATTGCTGTGATAACCTTCTCAATTACTTTAggcttttacaaaaaaataaaatgctagtcTTTAGACATATTCTGTTTTAGACCCAATAAATTTAGAGCTCCCTAGGGAAAGACAGTACAAAGCGGACAGGGAGCACGAAATGTAAGAAAATGACTCCATAAAGTATCCTCTCCAAGCTTGGAAAGGCCATCTCCATGCTGATCTGAGCTTTGGCCCTAACCTGCCTGCTATTCAGTTAGTCATGTGCTGAAGGAGAGTAACAAATGCAGCACATCCTGAAATTCTCATGCTTAATGCTGTAATTTCCCTCGGTAGGGCAATATCTTATCTAAATAGAGCTTTGCCACTAAAACTTACTGTGGCATCCAGTTACACATGGCAGGGCTAACAATATACCCTATTGCTTGTTCCTGGAAGAAAACAATAGCAAATTCCAAAGGCCTGTTCTGGCAGGACTGCGGCAAGAATGACCTACTTCTCTAATGCCCTAGTGACCTACTAAAATTACTGAGATTCTGAGCTGTGTCATACGATCACCTACAATAACAGCTACTCAGGTGATTAAGCTCCAAAGGAGGAAGCACATTTCTGCTTCACTGAGTTGGGCCGGAATCTCCATTTAATGGTGCTTTCAGTGAAGACAAACGTGGTTCAGGGAAAAATAAACCTCCTAATTCATGGGGCTCACAACATAAGACTtataacaaatggaaaaaatcttTTTGACCTTGTGAACAGACTCAGAAATGGGCTCTTGAGTTTCTCCAACTCTGTACTATATTTTTTAGATATtggctatatattttattttttaaaatttcaatagcttttaggGTACAAGTAGCTTTTGATTACATGGATGAATCACATAGTGGTAAAGTTTGAGATTTTAGTGCAttcatcacccaagtagtatACATTGTACTTAAGATGTAGttattttatccctcaccttcCTCTAACCCTCTCTgctctgagtctccaaagtccattatatcactcacTATGCCTTTGCAAacccatagcttagcttccacttataagtgagaacatatggtatttggttttccattcctgagtatAAGCCAGTATAGTTCACACATTCATTATAATAGCAGTCTAGTGTTTTAGCTTCctgtttgttaaaataaaattcgAAAGTAGAAtaaattgaggttttttttttttttttttttttttttttttttttttttagacctcAGTATTTCTGAATGATCAATGCTTGGAAGCAAGatcaagtaattattttaaaaccattcagggctgggcacagtggctcatacctgtaatcccagcactttgggaggccgaggcagggggatcacttgaggtcaggagttcaagaccagcctggtcaacatggggaaaccatctctactaaaaatacaaaaattagccaggcatggtggcgggcacctgtaatcctagctacttgggaggctgaggcaggagaatcgcttgagcctgggaggcagaggttgtactgagctAACATCACTGAGCTCTGtcactgagtgacagagcaaaacttcatctcaaaaacaaaacaaaacaaaaaactgtccaAAACTTACCTCCTGAGCTTCCATAGTAaacacagatttatttatttattttttggggagGGCATACTTGCGCAATGTTCTAGTGGCACACTCTCTAGACAGGTAACGTCAATTCTGAGACTGATTCTGATTCTTTCTCCTCAGGAAATATtagatgttttgaaaaataatccaAAGGTTTCAGACTGGAATATTATGTAATATCCTGTTTAGAACCTTAAAAAGGGAAAGGTATGCATAAATATTATATGGTGAtagttttctccttctcctcttttctccactctccctcctccttctccttcttttccttcccttcttttctccatcctttcctcctttcctttttttccctcctcttctccttctttgtcttcttgttctttcctctcctcctcctgcttctccttctccttcagtTTATCTGTTTTCCCCAGCCTACAGGGAAATCTGCGGTTCTGTGTAGGGCATTGAAGGTGGTGAGTGGGGGCATCCTTTACTTAGAGAAAAGAGTAGGTGGAAAATGGGAACTTTGAATTAAGAAAAGAATTGCTAGCATCCTGGCTTGAAGCTACATTATTCAATATTGTggctttattttcagaaataagtgACTTGTATATGAACGTTTGACCATTCTTTCCAGTGAGCCAATATACTACTTGTATTCTCGATTATGAGCCTTACCATCTTCAATCTCAGTCATATCCATATGATAAAACTGTGCCAGGTGATAAGGATCCAGAACTGAATGGTCCATGATCCCTGCACTGAAGAAACTCATTGTCTGtaatggcaaataaaaataatttgagctATAATATAGAGCTAAGTGGTAATAGTTAacaatttaatttgaatttttttttaatctttcaagcTTTTATTTAAATGCCATGATCCAGGATGGATTTTAGATCTTGTTGAAAGCAGCCACATCCATGGACTGCACATAGTCCTCAAAAGCAGTGATCTGCTCCTCCAGCATATCTGTTCCAACTTTATCATCTTCAACTACACACTGTATTTGAAGTTTCTTAATTCCATATCCCACTGGAACTAGTTTAGATGAGCCCCAGACTAAGCCATCTGCTTGAATGCTTCTGACGCACTCCTCTAATTTTGCCATATCTGTCTCATCATCCCAAGGTTTCACATCTAGTAAGATGGAAGACTTGGCAACAAGTGCAGGTTTTTTGGCTTTCTTTGATTCATATTGTGCAAGACGTTCTTCCCTCAGCTCTTTGCTTCTTCACTTTCCTCCTCATAATCAGATCCAAAGAGATCAATACCATCATCATCTTTACTATCTGTAGCTCCACTTCCTGTAGTGTCTTCCACATCGGCAGGACCATACTTGCCCAAAGCTTTCTTCACTCCTGGCAGGCTGGCCTTTTCCTTTTCGTAAGACTTGATGCGATTATACCAACGTAGGGCATGACACAAGTTGGCAGGCGGTGGGTCGGACACGGCTTCAAATACTGCCACATCTGCTTGTGATGGCACATACCTCTCGATGTAGCTCTTGTCTGCCAGGTAATCGTTGAGCACCTGGAGGCCAGTGGGGCTTTTCAGGTCTCCGAAACCCATGGTGTCAGCTGTATCCGAGAGCTGGGGAGCAGCAGAAAGAGAGCGCACAAATTGTGGGTGCCCCGCActgaagagaggaaaaagggttaatttgaatttttacagAAAATTATGAAGTATGTTGTTTAAATAAGATAGTCCAAGATCATACAGCTATAGGACGTTACTCAAGGGTTGAACCGGCAGTTTATGACAAAGCACTCAATTCTGAAGAATGACAGAGGAAGAAGGACCTGGGGCCAATGACAGCTTCTGAGGGGAAATTATGTTTCTGTTTAGTCTTGAAGAATTCACAGAAGAATTCTGCATCCCTGGTAGACAAGACAGGTGAGGACATTTCATGtacaagaaaaggaaggaaagagactgTGAAAAAAGAGATAATTACAGCAACTCTTGATATCTAATATATCAAGtcctctttctttgttctttgttccaTTGGGTaattttctatatacatattGATATCAACTTGTTTTAATCAGATAATTGACGAacgaaacataattttttttttttttgaagcagagtctcgctctgttgctcaggctggagtgcagtggcacgatcttggctcactgcaagctccgcctcctaggttcacaccattctcctgcctcagcctcccaagtagctggtgttccggcccctgccaccacgtccggctaatttttttttttgtagttttagtagagacgggatttcaccgtgttagccaggatggtctccatctcctgacctggtgatccacctgcgtgggcctcccaaagtgctgggattacaggcgtgagcctacaggcgtgagccaccaagcctggctggaAACATAACTTTTAATAGCCTCAGAAATAGACTACTGTATGGGCATTTGATACGAAAGAGGTAGCATTATATAACGTGGAAAAAGGTGCTGGGACAATCGAGTATCTGTACGGGAAAAAATCAAATTGGACCCTGTCTCGGATGCTGTGGTGCCCTTCCCAGTTTTCCCCTTCAGAATGGTGACACTAATTGTTCCAGCTGCAATATTGCTAATTGACAGGTCGCAGCTGAATCACTCCTCAGGAATTGCCCTTGGCCTACAGGAGCTGCCTTGCTGAAGGCTGTATTCCCTCCCTGAAGGCATCTCACATCCAGAGACTGGCTGATATGGGGATACAAATTCTATCAATTTGAGACAAGCTGAAAGCTCCTACAGGACCTGCTGGGGCCTCTGCTGCATATGCTTCACCATTCAAGTTTCTCCTCTGCCCAAATCTGCCCTCCTCACCTTTTTTCAGGTATCGTTCCCATGCTCATGCTTCAATAAACCACATGTTTACAAATCACCATCTCAGAGATCCTCCCAGGGAGGTTTACCTAAGACCCCTAACTTACACCATACCCCACAATCAGCGCCAGGTAAATTAAAACTAAAGTacagaaagatggaaataatttGCACAAGGTTACACATCTGAACAAGAATAGACCTGAGATTTAAACCTGAGAAGTCTGGCTCTAGAGTCTCTGCTCTTAATCCCTAAtggcaaagaaaataaaccacTTATGACTGCGTGGAGTATCATGGATGAATTACACAAACATACTGTGGAGCAAATGAAGCAAggcacaaaaaatacaaaaagtatgatttcacttatgtgAAGCACAAAACCAGGCAACATAAGTTGGATTGTTTAGAAATGCACACACAGAAAGTAAAGGTATAAAGAAAGGCAAAGGAATGACTATGGAAAAAATCAGCAGGTGATTACTCAAAGGAAACAGGAAGAGGTGAAATAGGGAAGAGGGTTTTGAGAATGTTGGTAATGTGTTATTTCTTTATCTGAGTGGTTGTTACACATATGAACATTTACCATTTATATGTGTTTCACGTTTATAATAATGGTTTTAAACTATAGCtatgtgttcttttcttttctttctttcttttttttttttttgaggcagagactcattcttgttgcccaggctggagtttaatggagtgatctctgctcattgcaacctccacctcctgagttcaagcgattctcctgcctcagccttccaagtagctgggatttaccggcatgtgccaccatgtccggttaatttttgtgtttttagtagacgaggtttcaccatgttgaacaggctggtcttgaactcttgacctcagatgatccaccctcctcggcctcccaaaatgctgagattacaggtgtgagccacagcacccacaGAATTGTCTGGAAATTGAAATATTTCCAAAGTCACTTCGTGGAGCATTATTTAGGGCTAAACAGAACATGAGAATCTCAGTTTTCCTCAAAGTTCTTTGTAGAATAATCTTAGTTATATTTCCAAAATTATATTTGATACTGGTTAATAAAGGTAAATGCTGCTATCTGAACTCACTTATAAATATCTAAACTTGCATTTGGTACTAAAATGTTGACAGGCACAAGTTTCTAGTGGAAAGCACATCGGACTATGAGTTAGGAGATGTGAGTTCCAGTCCTAGTTTTGAGTGCATAGCTGTGGAATGGAGGTCAAGTCATTTGATTTCCCCAGACTTTTGTTACAACTGTAAATTAAGGTGGTTGGAAGGTAACTTCAAAGATCCCTTCTATAATTCTATTCCTTTGAAAGTATTCTAGAGTCTAAATTT encodes the following:
- the LOC126954908 gene encoding LOW QUALITY PROTEIN: elongation factor 1-beta-like (The sequence of the model RefSeq protein was modified relative to this genomic sequence to represent the inferred CDS: inserted 1 base in 1 codon); the protein is MGFGDLKSPTGLQVLNDYLADKSYIERYVPSQADVAVFEAVSDPPPANLCHALRWYNRIKSYEKEKASLPGVKKALGKYGPADVEDTTGSGATDSKDDDGIDLFGSDYEEESEEAKXLREERLAQYESKKAKKPALVAKSSILLDVKPWDDETDMAKLEECVRSIQADGLVWGSSKLVPVGYGIKKLQIQCVVEDDKVGTDMLEEQITAFEDYVQSMDVAAFNKI